A window of Kribbella sp. NBC_00382 genomic DNA:
AGCCCATCAGCCCGAGGATGGCGAGCAGGATCCCGGCCAGCGCCAGGTGCAGGCCCGGAGTGTGGCTGATCTGCAGCTTCACCCAGCGTTCGTAGGAGTCGAAGGTGATCGAGCCGCGGTTGTCCGGCAGTTTGAAGCTCTGCCCCGGCGCGAGCTGGAACCGCAGCTTGTCGCCGCCGTCCCCCTCGAACTGGGTCAGCTTCGACTTGTCCAGCTGGTAGACCGACTGCGGCTTGCCCGTCTCCTCGGCCGGCCGGCCGTAGTACGCCGTCATCGCCAGCACCGGGTTGAGCGCGTCCGGGAACACCGACGTCGGACCGCGCTGCGGGTCGATCACCCCGGTCGGCAGGAAGAAGCCTTCGAAACCGAGCTGTTCGGGCCGCGCGTCCGGAGCCTTGATCACACCGAACGACGAGAAGTTGCCGTCCTGCGGCAGGAACGGCGCCGGCCCGGAGAAGGCCACCTCGCCCTTGCCGTCGCGGACCGTCACCTTCGGCGCGTAGCCGTGGCCGAGCAGGTGCACGTTGGTGCCGTCGACCTGCAACGGGTGGTTCACCTGCAGCTCGTACGACTTCTTCGGCGAGTCCGGCGTCTCCTGGTAGGTGATCGGCGCCTTGAACTCGCGCGCCGCGCCCCGCTGCGGGCCGTCGGTCTGGAACTTGACCGTGAAGCTGTTCACCTTCAGCGAGAACGGCGGCAGGTCGTCCGGCTTGAACACCCGGCCCGGGCTGAAGTCGTCGTACTGCGCGATCGCGTTCGAGAATTCATTGCCCACGACAACCAGTACGGTGCCGCGGTAGCCGAACAGCGCACCCCAGGCGGCGCCGATCAGCGCCAGGATCAGGGAGAAGTGGAAGAGCAGGTTGCCCGCCTCGCGCAGGTACCCGCGCTCGGCCGCCACCGCGCCGTCGTACAGCTCGACCCGGAAGCGCCGCCGGCGCAGCTCGGCCGCGGCCAGCTCCAGCACCTCGCTGTCGGAGGCCGTCGGCTCGAAGGACTGGTACCCGGGCAGGCGGTTCAGATTGCGCGGGGGCTTCGGCGGGCGGGCCCGCATCGCCTTCAGGTAGACCTGAAGCCGCGGCACCACACAGCCGATCAGCGAGATGAACAGCAGCAGGTAGATGGCCGAGAACCAGGCGGACTTGTAGACCGCGAACAGCCCGAGCTTGTCGTAGAACGGGCCGAGCTTGGGGTGCTGTTCGAAGAAGTCCGAGACCTTGACCGGATCGATCGCGGTCTGCGGGATCAAGGAGCCCGGTACCGCCCCCAGCGCGAGCAGGAAGAGCAGCACCAGCGCCGTCTTCATCGACGTGAGCTGCCGCCAGGTCCAGCGCAGCCAGCCGATCAGGCCGAGCTTGGGCAGGTCGGGTGGCGGGGCCGGCGCCTCGACGCGGTCCTTCACATCCGTCACGTCACACCGCCGATCCGAAGTTGGCGACCCATTGCCTGAGCTCGGCGGTCATCGAGTCCCACACTCCTGTCAGCAGCAGTAGCCCCACGGCGATCATCAGCACGCCGCCGATCCGGATCACCATCACCTGGTGCTTGCGCACCCAGGCGACCGCGCCGAGCATCCGCCGGAAGGCGAGCGCCGCGACGATGAACGGAATGCCCAGCCCGAGGCTGAACACCAGCGCCAGGATCGCACCCCGGCCGGTACTTCCCTCGGTCGCGGCCAGATTCATCACCGTACCGAGGGTCGGCCCGATGCACGGCGTCCACCCGAAACCGAACAGCACACCGAGCAACGGCGCCGCCGCGATCCCGACGGCCGGCACCCGGTGCACCCGGACATCGCGCTGCGCGAAACCGAAGCCACCAAGGAAGATCAGGCCCAGGACGACGGTCGCGCCGCCGAGCACCTTGGTGATCACGCCCTGGTGATCGAGCAGAGCGTTGCCGACGGCACCGAACAGCACACCGGTCAGGATGAAGACGGCGGAGAACCCCGCGACGAACAAGCTCGTCCCGGCCAGCATCCGGCCGCGGCGCTCGGACCCGAGCTCGGCCGCGGACAGCCCGGTCACGTACGAGAGATAGCCCGGTAACAGCGGAACCACGCAGGGTGAGAAGAACGAGATCGCACCGGCCAGCACCGCGATCGGCAGTGCCACCAGCATCGATCCAGTCATCGACTGGGCGAACCACTCACCCACGGTGCCGATTCCTTTGGTCAACTCGCGGCAGCATCATGCACCATGCCGAGCAGGG
This region includes:
- a CDS encoding cytochrome c biogenesis CcdA family protein, with amino-acid sequence MGEWFAQSMTGSMLVALPIAVLAGAISFFSPCVVPLLPGYLSYVTGLSAAELGSERRGRMLAGTSLFVAGFSAVFILTGVLFGAVGNALLDHQGVITKVLGGATVVLGLIFLGGFGFAQRDVRVHRVPAVGIAAAPLLGVLFGFGWTPCIGPTLGTVMNLAATEGSTGRGAILALVFSLGLGIPFIVAALAFRRMLGAVAWVRKHQVMVIRIGGVLMIAVGLLLLTGVWDSMTAELRQWVANFGSAV
- the resB gene encoding cytochrome c biogenesis protein ResB translates to MTDVKDRVEAPAPPPDLPKLGLIGWLRWTWRQLTSMKTALVLLFLLALGAVPGSLIPQTAIDPVKVSDFFEQHPKLGPFYDKLGLFAVYKSAWFSAIYLLLFISLIGCVVPRLQVYLKAMRARPPKPPRNLNRLPGYQSFEPTASDSEVLELAAAELRRRRFRVELYDGAVAAERGYLREAGNLLFHFSLILALIGAAWGALFGYRGTVLVVVGNEFSNAIAQYDDFSPGRVFKPDDLPPFSLKVNSFTVKFQTDGPQRGAAREFKAPITYQETPDSPKKSYELQVNHPLQVDGTNVHLLGHGYAPKVTVRDGKGEVAFSGPAPFLPQDGNFSSFGVIKAPDARPEQLGFEGFFLPTGVIDPQRGPTSVFPDALNPVLAMTAYYGRPAEETGKPQSVYQLDKSKLTQFEGDGGDKLRFQLAPGQSFKLPDNRGSITFDSYERWVKLQISHTPGLHLALAGILLAILGLMGSLFIHPRRTWVRVRTQDGRTVVEVAGLDRGPERGLGDEILAITNALKPVEQPAEQTAEPKQEKP